Part of the Flavobacterium alkalisoli genome is shown below.
ACACCATTAGTTACCGATTATATTTTTTATAAAAGAGATAATTTATAAACCTAAAAGCCCAGTTTAGCTTTTAATTTTAAAAATACAAGAGCGGTTGTGTATGCATTACCAGATGCAGTTAAACGATCGCTCTTATTTATTTTTAAAGCATCGCATACTTCATCAAGACTTACCTGAGTATCCTCAACATGATGTTGCCATCTCTGGTACAGGGCATTGGTGTCCATAAAGCTATTTTTCAATCTTCCTAACTCCAAACGCTTAAGCGCCAGGTTAATCATCTCTATATCCAGATTGATATTATGGCTAACCAAAGTAGCATCTTTAATAAAATTAAGAAACTGTATCATGGCTTCGGCCTCTACATATTTCTCTTCTTCATCCTTAAAAACACCACTAAAAGCAATGGATTGCGGATTAAATTTTTCCTGCCTGATAAAAATCTCAAAGAAATCTTTTATTTCTATAGCATTATCATTTATACCAATGGCACCAATGGAAAGTATTACATCTTCACGCCAGTTAAGACCTGTAGTTTCCATATCAAAAACTACATAACGTTTATGTACTTCCTGTTTTTCTTCCTTTTCAAAATGAGCAAGATAATTTTTCCAGAATTGTGGAAGGTTAGCCCCTATAAGCCAGTCTAATGCCATACTATATATTAATTGATATATGTAAGTGAAAAACGGTTTTTAATCAAGTCGTGTATCTCGTTTATAGGCTGAAAGCAATGTTTAAGTTTAAGTTTATCTGATTTCGATAAATCTTTTAAATTCAAATACTTACCATCTGAATTATTAATTAAACCTTCTTCAGTTCTAAAACGCATTAACACATTAAATGCGTCTGCACAGTTGTTGAATAATTCTTCATTTTCAGGTTCTATTTCAGCCAGCTTTTTATAACGCTGGTAAGTACCTGTAAAGTCTACCAGATTATGACTCAAAGCTAAAACCCTGGCAGCATCTCCCAATGGTTCAAGAGCCCTGCTTTTAATATCGAAGCTATCTTTATGCTCACCATCATTTTCAACCAAAAACTGCCTGAAGAATCCTAACGGCGCCGGATTTTTTAATGTATCTGCGGCAAGATAAGCAAAAAACTTCTTGTTGTGATCCATATTTTTAATAATGGTTTCGGTAATAACCTGTTCTATTTCAGGTATACCATATACAAAATCAAGATCAAAGAAAAGTGTACTTAACTCAACACCTCTTTCTGCCGGAGTATTTATCCATGTATTATATTGTTTTATCCAATCGGTAACTGATTTACACCATCTTGGATTGTTAGCCATTACATCATCAGGAGACATTTCATATCCCACATATTTAAGGGTATGCACAACTTTATCAGCCAGAACAAGGAAATAGCTTTTAACCATTTCATATTCGTTGGAGTCTACATCTTCAAAAATTAATGCATTGTCCTGATCTGTAAGTAAAAGTTGTTCTTTTCTACCCTGACTACCTATATTTATCCATACAAAGCGGGCAGGAGGGGGAGTACCCATTTCCTGTACAGCAAGCTCGATGGCTCTTCTTGTTATGGCTACATTTATTTCGGATACTATATTTGTAATATGATAAACAGGAATGTTTTTATCTATTGAGTTTTGAATCAATTCACTTAGTTTTTCCCTAACAACCTTTAACTCTTTACCTTCAGAAGCTCTCCTTGTTTGTTTAAGAAGTACACCTGGGGTATTAGATTGCGCTGCAACAACATCGTGTTCAGAAATTATACCAGTGATAAACGATTTCTCAGTTCCGTCTTTAGTAACACATAAATGACCTACATTATGTTTAAGCATAAGCATTTGAGCTTCAGCAACAGATATGTTTTCAGGAACTGTTATAACCGGTGTTGTCATAATCTTATCGGCTGTAACATCTATAGGAAAAAGCCCTGTAGCTATTTTAGACCTTAAATCCCTATCTGTAATTATACCTATAGGCAGTTTGTCTCTTTGTATAATTACGCTCCCTATAGCACTGTTAGACATTGTTTTAGCAATGTACATAACCACATCGTCAAGATTGGCTGTAATAGGGTTCTTAGTATAAGCAATGGGCTGAAAATACTGTATATCTGTAGTATGTTCCGCAAATATCATATTTTCAGAAATCAGTTTACCGCTATGTTCCTTATCATAAGGGTTTCTTGTATGCGATGCAAAACTTTGAAGAAGGAATTTTAATACTTCCGAATTTCCTGTAACTAAAGGCTCAAACGCAGCAATAGGAATAGCACATATAATGGACTCTTCACGAGCTTTTGCCGTCATTAAATAATGATTTTTGGCAAAAAAAGGTCTTAAGCCTAAGATATCGCCTTCATCACATTTATCAACTAATGTTTCCTCTGCGTCTGATGTAAGCGAAAGCCCTACAGCGCCACTTTTTACGACATAAAAATCCTTATGGGTGTCTTCACCACCTTTAAATAAAGTTTGGTTTTTTTCGAGATAAATTATCTTAGACTGATTAGCAATACTAAGCAACTCTGAAAAAGTAAGACTACTGAAAGGGGGGAAGTACTTCAAAAAATTCGCAACATTCTCAGCAACAGGATTTTTCATAATAAGGCTATTTGTGATTTAAAAATACTACTTTTTAACAATCATAGCAAGCAATTTTAAGCGAAACAATCCAATTGTTTGTTAAAAATTAATCGGTTACCCTTAAATAAACCTTAAAATAAAATTTGCTTTTAAATTAATGTTTTTAAATTTACAGGGTTAACAATCAAATTTATTAAAACATGAAAATTTCTAAAAAAATTGCTACGGTACTTTTAACTGTATTTTTTACAGTTTTAGCAGGTGCCCAGGAAAAACAACCTTTAAGTCCTTCGGCTTCATCAACAGGTGAAATTAATGGTGCAAACAT
Proteins encoded:
- a CDS encoding 3'-5' exonuclease produces the protein MALDWLIGANLPQFWKNYLAHFEKEEKQEVHKRYVVFDMETTGLNWREDVILSIGAIGINDNAIEIKDFFEIFIRQEKFNPQSIAFSGVFKDEEEKYVEAEAMIQFLNFIKDATLVSHNINLDIEMINLALKRLELGRLKNSFMDTNALYQRWQHHVEDTQVSLDEVCDALKINKSDRLTASGNAYTTALVFLKLKAKLGF
- a CDS encoding DUF294 nucleotidyltransferase-like domain-containing protein; this translates as MKNPVAENVANFLKYFPPFSSLTFSELLSIANQSKIIYLEKNQTLFKGGEDTHKDFYVVKSGAVGLSLTSDAEETLVDKCDEGDILGLRPFFAKNHYLMTAKAREESIICAIPIAAFEPLVTGNSEVLKFLLQSFASHTRNPYDKEHSGKLISENMIFAEHTTDIQYFQPIAYTKNPITANLDDVVMYIAKTMSNSAIGSVIIQRDKLPIGIITDRDLRSKIATGLFPIDVTADKIMTTPVITVPENISVAEAQMLMLKHNVGHLCVTKDGTEKSFITGIISEHDVVAAQSNTPGVLLKQTRRASEGKELKVVREKLSELIQNSIDKNIPVYHITNIVSEINVAITRRAIELAVQEMGTPPPARFVWINIGSQGRKEQLLLTDQDNALIFEDVDSNEYEMVKSYFLVLADKVVHTLKYVGYEMSPDDVMANNPRWCKSVTDWIKQYNTWINTPAERGVELSTLFFDLDFVYGIPEIEQVITETIIKNMDHNKKFFAYLAADTLKNPAPLGFFRQFLVENDGEHKDSFDIKSRALEPLGDAARVLALSHNLVDFTGTYQRYKKLAEIEPENEELFNNCADAFNVLMRFRTEEGLINNSDGKYLNLKDLSKSDKLKLKHCFQPINEIHDLIKNRFSLTYIN